A portion of the Bulleidia sp. zg-1006 genome contains these proteins:
- a CDS encoding KH domain-containing protein yields MTDLKQVLRGLIEPMMDQPEALRIEQESDENRKEVVLKVYANRSDIARLIGRKGAMASSLRQVMSISSHSDHRHIVIKFEQD; encoded by the coding sequence ATGACGGATTTAAAGCAAGTCCTAAGAGGTTTGATTGAACCAATGATGGATCAACCAGAAGCTTTGCGCATTGAACAAGAGAGCGATGAAAATCGTAAAGAGGTCGTTTTAAAGGTTTATGCTAATCGTTCGGATATTGCTCGTTTGATTGGTCGTAAAGGAGCGATGGCTAGCTCTCTTAGACAAGTGATGTCTATCTCTTCTCATAGTGATCACCGTCACATTGTTATCAAGTTTGAACAAGATTGA
- a CDS encoding DUF1836 domain-containing protein: MNKSLFLPEYNQIPNVGLYLEQIAKLINSSFENYPSLLITPSMISNYAKKKLIERATKKQYTQDQIATLYFIALCKNVISIENIAQFLKENRLDTKELYENFRTSLLFHLSQSIPSSKKTSDTLDHLALAVTYHIVLLNDFQKEKKD, translated from the coding sequence ATGAACAAGTCATTATTTTTACCGGAATACAATCAAATACCAAACGTTGGTCTTTACTTAGAACAAATAGCGAAGCTTATCAATTCCTCTTTTGAAAATTATCCTAGTCTATTGATAACGCCTTCTATGATTTCCAATTACGCCAAGAAAAAACTGATTGAAAGAGCCACTAAGAAGCAATACACGCAAGATCAAATTGCGACTTTATATTTCATTGCCCTATGTAAGAATGTGATTTCAATTGAAAATATCGCTCAATTCTTAAAAGAGAATCGTTTAGATACAAAAGAACTCTATGAAAACTTTCGTACTTCCCTTCTCTTCCATCTATCTCAATCCATTCCTAGCTCAAAAAAAACAAGCGATACTTTAGACCATTTGGCTTTAGCTGTTACTTATCATATCGTTTTATTAAATGACTTCCAAAAAGAAAAGAAGGATTAA
- a CDS encoding ribonuclease HII: MKVCSNKYEKEAWASLKSVVGIDEAGRGPLAGPLFVAGVIFPIGYMNEEIYDSKAISEKKRERLFQQIQQDANWFKIVEVPIEVIDEKNIYQATKDAMLEIAQMATCDIVLTDAMPLDMTKEVHSLIKGDQKSISIAAASILAKVSRDHVMLALDQKFQGYGLAGNKGYPTKEHLNALKTLGVTEIHRRSYGPVKKIAGE; this comes from the coding sequence ATGAAGGTATGTAGTAATAAATATGAAAAAGAAGCATGGGCTTCTTTGAAAAGTGTAGTTGGCATCGATGAAGCGGGAAGAGGACCTTTGGCTGGTCCACTTTTTGTGGCGGGGGTTATTTTTCCAATTGGTTATATGAATGAAGAAATCTATGATTCCAAAGCCATTTCGGAAAAGAAAAGGGAGCGATTATTTCAACAAATTCAACAAGATGCTAATTGGTTTAAGATTGTCGAAGTACCAATTGAAGTGATTGATGAAAAAAATATTTATCAGGCAACGAAAGATGCTATGTTGGAAATCGCTCAAATGGCAACTTGTGATATTGTCTTAACGGATGCGATGCCATTAGATATGACGAAAGAAGTGCATTCTTTAATTAAGGGTGACCAAAAATCCATTTCCATTGCGGCGGCTAGTATTCTAGCAAAAGTTAGTCGTGACCATGTGATGCTTGCATTAGACCAAAAATTTCAAGGTTATGGATTAGCCGGGAATAAAGGCTATCCAACCAAGGAACATTTAAATGCTTTAAAAACATTGGGTGTTACTGAAATTCACCGAAGAAGTTATGGACCTGTAAAGAAAATAGCAGGGGAATAA
- the rimM gene encoding ribosome maturation factor RimM (Essential for efficient processing of 16S rRNA) — protein MKKIQVGYIQNTHGIKGELKIRPETDFPKVHFKKGKKLYLNGQKELEIASSRLQKELYLIQFVGYEDINLVQDWKGRNLFIDESNQVPLKKGEFYRSELVGLKAISEKGDIIGTITAIEETLGAQNNLRIKTNNKEVLYPFIPNFIDHVSLEEKKVYLNHWEQFQ, from the coding sequence ATGAAAAAAATTCAAGTTGGATATATTCAAAATACCCATGGTATTAAAGGAGAGTTAAAAATTCGACCAGAAACAGATTTTCCAAAGGTTCATTTTAAAAAAGGAAAAAAACTTTATTTAAATGGTCAAAAAGAATTAGAAATCGCTTCTAGTCGTCTTCAAAAAGAACTTTATTTAATTCAATTTGTTGGTTATGAGGATATTAATTTAGTACAAGACTGGAAGGGTAGAAATCTCTTCATTGATGAAAGTAATCAAGTTCCATTAAAAAAAGGAGAGTTTTATCGCTCGGAATTGGTTGGATTAAAGGCTATTTCTGAAAAAGGAGATATCATTGGTACGATTACAGCCATTGAAGAAACTCTTGGTGCACAAAATAATTTACGTATTAAAACAAATAATAAAGAAGTTTTATATCCTTTTATTCCAAACTTTATTGATCATGTTAGTTTAGAAGAAAAGAAAGTGTATCTAAATCACTGGGAGCAATTTCAATGA
- the trmD gene encoding tRNA (guanosine(37)-N1)-methyltransferase TrmD, with product MKISIISLFPEVFSTYFDCSILGRAQEKGFVEIEYIQLRDFGKGVHRSVDDRPFGGGKGQLIQCEPVLKAIRCVQKEDSKIYLLAPSGCLFNQKKAHEMASCSHIILVCGHYEGFDYRLEEYCDGVFSIGDYVLSGGELAAMVITDAIVRLLPGVISEGSTKEESFENGLLEYPQYTQPAIFEEKEVPEVLRSGNHAKIDIYRKEQALLRTKKMRPDLYEAYQKKEN from the coding sequence ATGAAAATTAGTATTATTTCTTTATTTCCAGAAGTATTCTCTACTTATTTCGATTGTTCTATTTTAGGAAGAGCCCAAGAAAAAGGTTTTGTGGAAATAGAGTATATTCAACTAAGAGATTTTGGTAAAGGCGTGCATCGCTCAGTTGATGATCGTCCTTTTGGTGGTGGTAAGGGACAGCTTATTCAGTGTGAACCGGTTTTAAAAGCCATTCGTTGTGTTCAAAAAGAAGATAGTAAAATTTATTTATTGGCACCTAGCGGTTGCCTTTTTAATCAAAAAAAAGCTCATGAAATGGCTTCTTGTTCGCATATTATTCTTGTTTGTGGACATTATGAGGGCTTTGATTATCGCCTTGAAGAATATTGTGATGGTGTTTTTTCAATTGGTGACTATGTGCTAAGTGGAGGAGAATTAGCCGCAATGGTCATTACGGATGCAATAGTACGTTTATTACCAGGAGTGATTAGTGAGGGCAGTACGAAAGAAGAATCGTTTGAGAATGGTTTATTAGAATATCCACAATACACACAACCGGCTATCTTTGAAGAAAAAGAAGTTCCGGAAGTATTGCGAAGCGGGAACCATGCAAAAATTGATATCTATCGGAAAGAACAGGCGCTTTTAAGAACAAAAAAAATGAGACCGGATTTGTACGAAGCTTATCAAAAGAAGGAAAATTAA
- a CDS encoding hemolysin III family protein has product MNEMNFFKVKDKYSALTHLIGFLLSLIATPILLIRAASHQVSMRILVTLAIFMATMVLLYGASTTYHSFHLERKKELILKRIDHISIFYLIAGSYTPLCLGVFYPETRHLGISIWLLAIVGTVFKMFWVTCPKWVSSILYLGMGWISVLLIPMIRNQFGRMAFFWLLLGGIFYSIGAYLYALKKPLGTKEFGNHEIFHVLVMLGSLCHYLLMFYFVA; this is encoded by the coding sequence ATGAATGAAATGAACTTTTTCAAAGTAAAAGATAAGTATTCAGCTCTTACACATTTGATTGGCTTTCTTTTATCTTTAATTGCGACTCCTATTTTATTGATTCGTGCCGCAAGTCATCAAGTTAGTATGCGAATATTAGTGACTTTAGCTATCTTCATGGCAACGATGGTTTTACTCTATGGTGCAAGTACTACGTATCATTCTTTTCATTTAGAAAGAAAAAAAGAACTAATTTTAAAAAGAATTGACCATATTTCCATTTTCTATTTAATCGCCGGCTCTTATACACCATTATGCCTAGGTGTTTTTTATCCTGAAACGAGGCATTTAGGAATCAGCATTTGGCTTTTAGCGATTGTTGGAACAGTTTTTAAAATGTTTTGGGTAACTTGCCCAAAGTGGGTATCATCTATTTTGTATTTGGGAATGGGCTGGATTTCGGTTCTACTCATTCCAATGATACGAAATCAATTTGGTAGGATGGCATTCTTTTGGTTGTTACTAGGTGGTATCTTTTATAGTATTGGAGCTTATTTATACGCTTTAAAAAAGCCCCTTGGAACCAAAGAATTTGGCAATCATGAAATCTTTCATGTTTTAGTGATGCTAGGATCGTTGTGCCATTACCTACTTATGTTCTATTTTGTGGCATAA
- the dprA gene encoding DNA-processing protein DprA: MKREDIAQYSYRYAGNWKAIEQAILKEEENPCYKVYEPYITYLDPEYPEEFRQLDYPPWVLFYRGNIHLLKKRKITIIGSREISARGKYYTRQVCAKLRKDFVLISGLAKGVDALVHESCLQDGQTIAIIGSGLETHYPVCNEKLYQELSQNHLILSEWPGYVRVQRFHFPWRNRLLAALGEKIIVTQAKYKSGTMITVQEALQLGKDVYCLPYPLNEVEGSGCNQLIQEGASLYIEDVFE; the protein is encoded by the coding sequence ATGAAAAGAGAAGATATTGCTCAATATAGTTATCGTTATGCCGGAAATTGGAAAGCTATCGAACAAGCTATTCTTAAGGAAGAAGAAAACCCTTGTTATAAAGTGTATGAACCATACATTACTTATTTGGATCCGGAATATCCAGAAGAGTTTCGTCAATTAGACTATCCACCTTGGGTATTATTTTATCGTGGAAATATTCATCTTTTAAAGAAAAGAAAGATAACAATCATTGGTTCCAGAGAAATTAGTGCAAGAGGAAAATACTATACAAGACAGGTTTGTGCTAAATTAAGAAAGGACTTTGTGTTAATTTCCGGATTAGCGAAGGGTGTGGATGCACTGGTGCATGAAAGCTGTCTACAAGATGGGCAGACCATTGCCATTATTGGTTCCGGATTAGAAACACATTATCCGGTTTGTAATGAAAAGCTCTATCAAGAATTAAGTCAAAATCACTTGATTTTAAGTGAATGGCCAGGCTATGTGAGGGTACAAAGATTTCATTTTCCTTGGCGCAATCGTTTACTAGCCGCTTTAGGGGAAAAGATTATTGTAACGCAAGCAAAATATAAATCCGGTACGATGATTACCGTCCAAGAGGCTTTACAATTAGGAAAAGATGTGTATTGTTTACCTTACCCCCTTAATGAAGTGGAGGGTAGTGGATGTAATCAATTAATCCAAGAAGGAGCTTCTTTATACATAGAGGATGTTTTTGAATAG
- the rplS gene encoding 50S ribosomal protein L19, whose translation MNLNLVDKITKSQMRDDVPEFRSGDSVKVHVRIREGEKSRIQIFEGVVVDRSNGGIGATFTVRKISNGVGVQRTFPVHSPIIEQIEVIRLGKVRRAKLTYLKGRSAKNARIKERRR comes from the coding sequence ATGAATTTAAATTTAGTTGACAAGATTACAAAGTCGCAAATGCGCGATGATGTTCCTGAATTCCGTTCCGGTGATTCAGTTAAAGTTCATGTTCGTATTCGTGAAGGTGAAAAATCTCGTATTCAGATTTTTGAAGGTGTTGTAGTGGATCGTTCCAATGGTGGAATTGGGGCTACTTTCACTGTTCGTAAGATTTCCAATGGTGTTGGTGTACAACGTACATTCCCTGTACATTCTCCAATCATTGAACAGATTGAAGTTATTCGTTTGGGTAAGGTGCGTCGTGCTAAGTTAACTTATCTTAAGGGTAGATCGGCTAAGAACGCTCGTATCAAAGAACGTCGTCGTTAA
- a CDS encoding HAD-IIB family hydrolase produces MKQKVFFFDIDGTLTDERTHQVVPSAKVAIQYLQEVGHFVAIATGRMHYKTVDIARELGIHHFVCGGGGCLVLNDEIQCDERLNDELVQAYLKQADTNQMGYLLLREDNDSVEMKDFRFLEQAGFRKELTTYHYRPRLDVSNLKDTYKIYLAVRQENEKKYPWIESLGHLRMTKDYIVVQYDKKNEGIRKLLAIIQADLNQVVVFGDGNNDKVMFEPEYFKVAMGNGEPSLKDMADYVTDNSYDDGIYKACEYFGWFEK; encoded by the coding sequence ATGAAACAAAAAGTATTTTTCTTTGATATAGATGGCACTTTGACGGATGAGCGAACACATCAAGTGGTTCCCAGTGCCAAAGTAGCTATTCAATACTTGCAAGAAGTTGGTCATTTTGTGGCGATTGCGACAGGTCGTATGCACTATAAAACAGTGGATATTGCTAGGGAGCTAGGAATTCATCATTTTGTTTGTGGAGGAGGTGGTTGTCTTGTTTTAAACGATGAAATTCAATGCGATGAAAGGTTAAATGATGAACTGGTTCAAGCGTATTTAAAACAAGCGGATACCAATCAAATGGGTTATCTTTTATTAAGAGAAGATAATGATAGTGTGGAAATGAAAGATTTTCGCTTTTTAGAACAGGCCGGTTTTCGTAAAGAACTAACGACTTACCACTATCGACCAAGACTAGATGTTTCTAATTTAAAAGATACCTATAAAATTTATCTAGCTGTTCGACAAGAAAATGAGAAGAAATATCCATGGATTGAAAGCTTAGGTCATTTGCGGATGACAAAGGATTATATCGTTGTTCAATACGATAAGAAGAATGAAGGTATTCGTAAGTTATTAGCGATCATTCAAGCTGATTTGAATCAAGTCGTTGTCTTTGGGGATGGTAATAATGATAAGGTGATGTTTGAACCGGAATACTTTAAAGTGGCGATGGGTAATGGTGAGCCATCATTAAAAGATATGGCGGATTATGTAACGGATAATTCCTATGACGATGGTATTTATAAAGCTTGCGAGTACTTTGGTTGGTTTGAAAAATAA
- the lepB gene encoding signal peptidase I yields the protein MSENKKRRKLKKEVVLFFRDVIISFTVVMALMHFVFRPIQVKGRSMYPTLEDGAYGFSNTIGLHFGRLKRFDVVILYLPERKEYIVKRIVGLPGEIIEYKNSKLLINGKEVEESFLNHSYRKQYGELFTSDVPEQTIPDNHYFCLGDNRPNSSDSRVYGSFAKSQIVSKGAFILYPFSNFGVKSW from the coding sequence ATGAGTGAAAATAAAAAAAGAAGAAAATTAAAAAAAGAAGTTGTCTTATTTTTTCGAGATGTGATTATCTCTTTTACCGTAGTAATGGCATTGATGCATTTTGTGTTTCGACCAATTCAAGTTAAGGGTCGATCTATGTATCCAACTTTAGAGGATGGAGCCTATGGTTTTTCCAATACCATCGGCTTACATTTTGGTCGTTTAAAACGCTTTGATGTGGTAATTTTGTACTTACCAGAAAGAAAAGAATATATTGTGAAACGCATTGTTGGTTTACCTGGTGAAATCATTGAATATAAAAATTCTAAATTACTAATCAATGGAAAAGAAGTAGAGGAATCTTTCTTGAATCATTCCTACCGTAAGCAATATGGTGAACTATTCACTTCGGATGTTCCAGAACAAACCATTCCTGACAATCATTATTTTTGTTTAGGAGATAATCGACCAAACTCTTCCGATTCACGTGTGTATGGATCATTTGCGAAATCACAAATTGTGTCTAAGGGTGCTTTTATTCTTTATCCATTCTCTAATTTTGGGGTGAAATCATGGTAA
- a CDS encoding 2-phosphosulfolactate phosphatase, whose product MIVEVQILPLLQGAKEATGLAVIIDVFRAFSLEAYMQDKGAKVIFPVQKIEDAFGLKKRYPEAILVGERNGIKVAGFDYGNSPSELIYQDLRDKIIIHTTSAGVQGLINAKKADEIVTGALVNAKATVSYIQQKNHRHVSIVPMGWNGERMSEEDNLCANYLLALLKGEDYPSLEEEIQALKQSEGKKFFDSTMPQFPQEDFALCTNVNYFQGVNKAIWKDNQYQMVWEKMS is encoded by the coding sequence ATGATTGTGGAAGTACAGATACTACCCTTGTTGCAAGGGGCTAAAGAAGCAACTGGATTAGCGGTTATCATTGATGTTTTTCGAGCTTTTTCACTAGAAGCTTATATGCAAGACAAGGGAGCTAAAGTTATTTTTCCGGTGCAAAAAATTGAAGATGCGTTTGGGTTAAAGAAAAGATATCCAGAAGCTATTTTAGTTGGTGAAAGAAACGGAATTAAAGTAGCTGGTTTTGATTATGGCAATTCACCAAGTGAGCTTATTTATCAAGATTTAAGAGATAAAATCATCATTCATACTACAAGTGCCGGTGTACAAGGATTAATAAATGCAAAAAAGGCGGATGAAATTGTGACTGGAGCATTAGTCAATGCTAAGGCTACGGTTTCCTATATTCAACAGAAAAATCATCGACATGTTTCCATTGTGCCAATGGGTTGGAATGGGGAAAGAATGAGTGAAGAGGATAATTTATGTGCGAATTATCTGTTGGCGCTTTTAAAAGGAGAAGACTATCCTAGTTTGGAAGAAGAAATTCAAGCTCTAAAACAAAGTGAAGGAAAAAAATTCTTTGATTCAACAATGCCACAATTTCCCCAAGAAGATTTTGCGTTATGCACGAATGTCAATTATTTCCAAGGGGTTAATAAAGCTATATGGAAAGATAATCAATACCAAATGGTATGGGAGAAAATGTCATGA
- the topA gene encoding type I DNA topoisomerase produces MKNLVIVESPSKSKTIGKYLGKDYTVVSSKGHIRDLATRGKDGLGVDVENNFAATYVISKDKKEIVEELKREFSKAKKVYLATDPDREGEAISWHLAQELGLDEKDVDRVTFHEITKDAIQKAFEQPRTIDMDLVHSQEARRILDRIIGFKLSKLLQKKIRSKSAGRVQSVALKLIVEREKEIQAFKPEEYWTLEALFEKDKMEFEASLAKIHGKKAKIRNGEQANEVYEACQREFTITSVKSSVRKREPKPAFITSTLQQEASTKLGFSPKRTMSIAQRLYEGIDIGHGPEGLITYMRTDSTRLSDVYQNAAKKKIASEYGKNYLGKYYVKNDANSQDAHEAIRPTNVLYTPETIKSYLTTEQYKLYHLIYSRALASLMAVAQYDSKTIILSQNEYDFSVSGSSLKFDGYLKVYGPFDSSKDVLLPEVMEGERMKAKKLSRSQHFTEPPSRYTEAKLVKAMEEDGIGRPSTYATIIDTIVARGYVSLEKSSESAKTKVFKPSEQGILTAEQLDQYFASIINVKYTAGLESQLDEIADGQLDEIETLRKFYETFEPLLANAYDKMEVKELEKVGEECPLCGNELVYRNGRFGKFISCSTFPTCRYTRPLAEKEKEKPEPIGKVCPDCGGELVKRKSRFGTYFVGCSNYPKCRHMETLDGEPIELEKRTHSGKKKPA; encoded by the coding sequence ATGAAAAATTTAGTCATTGTGGAATCCCCATCGAAGTCGAAAACCATCGGGAAGTATTTAGGTAAAGACTATACCGTGGTATCGAGTAAAGGACACATTCGTGATTTGGCTACTCGTGGAAAAGATGGTTTGGGCGTGGATGTAGAAAATAATTTTGCGGCCACGTATGTAATTTCTAAAGATAAAAAAGAAATAGTTGAAGAATTAAAGAGAGAATTTTCAAAAGCCAAAAAAGTCTATCTCGCAACCGACCCAGACCGTGAGGGTGAAGCGATTTCTTGGCATTTGGCGCAAGAATTAGGCTTAGATGAAAAGGATGTAGACCGTGTTACTTTCCATGAAATCACGAAAGATGCTATCCAAAAGGCTTTTGAACAACCAAGAACGATTGATATGGATTTGGTACATTCGCAAGAAGCTCGTCGTATCTTAGACCGTATTATCGGTTTTAAACTATCCAAATTATTACAAAAGAAAATTCGTTCCAAGTCAGCTGGTCGTGTGCAATCCGTTGCTTTAAAGCTCATTGTCGAAAGAGAAAAAGAAATTCAAGCTTTTAAGCCAGAAGAATATTGGACCTTAGAAGCTTTATTTGAAAAAGATAAGATGGAGTTTGAAGCTAGTTTAGCTAAAATCCATGGTAAAAAAGCGAAAATTAGAAATGGTGAACAAGCGAATGAAGTTTATGAAGCTTGTCAAAGGGAATTTACCATTACAAGTGTTAAATCTTCTGTTCGCAAAAGGGAACCAAAACCAGCTTTTATTACTTCTACTCTCCAACAAGAAGCTTCCACAAAATTAGGTTTTTCACCAAAAAGAACCATGTCTATTGCTCAACGTTTGTATGAAGGAATTGATATTGGTCATGGTCCTGAAGGTTTGATTACTTATATGCGTACCGATAGTACCCGTTTATCTGATGTTTATCAAAATGCGGCAAAGAAGAAGATTGCAAGTGAGTATGGAAAGAATTATCTTGGTAAATACTATGTGAAAAACGATGCCAATTCCCAAGATGCTCATGAGGCCATCCGTCCAACCAATGTGTTATACACGCCTGAAACAATTAAGTCTTATTTAACAACAGAACAATACAAGCTTTATCATCTGATTTATTCTCGTGCTTTAGCTTCTTTAATGGCAGTGGCACAATATGATTCAAAAACGATTATTCTAAGTCAAAATGAGTATGATTTTTCAGTTTCCGGATCAAGCTTAAAGTTTGATGGTTATTTAAAAGTCTATGGTCCTTTTGATAGTAGTAAAGATGTTTTATTACCGGAGGTGATGGAAGGCGAAAGGATGAAAGCCAAGAAACTATCTCGTAGCCAACATTTTACAGAACCACCTTCTCGTTATACAGAAGCTAAGCTGGTGAAAGCAATGGAAGAAGATGGAATTGGTCGTCCATCTACCTATGCGACCATCATTGATACCATTGTGGCACGGGGCTATGTATCTTTAGAAAAGAGTTCGGAAAGTGCTAAAACAAAGGTCTTTAAACCAAGTGAGCAAGGGATATTAACGGCTGAGCAATTGGATCAATATTTCGCTTCTATCATCAATGTGAAATACACCGCTGGTTTGGAAAGTCAATTGGATGAAATTGCGGATGGTCAATTGGATGAAATTGAAACCCTTCGTAAGTTTTATGAAACTTTTGAGCCTTTATTGGCGAACGCTTATGACAAGATGGAAGTTAAGGAATTAGAAAAGGTAGGAGAAGAATGCCCTCTTTGTGGAAATGAACTTGTTTATCGAAATGGTCGTTTTGGTAAGTTTATTTCTTGTTCAACTTTCCCAACTTGCCGTTATACAAGACCTTTGGCTGAAAAGGAAAAGGAAAAACCAGAACCAATTGGCAAGGTTTGTCCTGATTGTGGTGGTGAACTTGTTAAGCGTAAATCCAGATTTGGTACTTATTTTGTGGGTTGTTCCAATTATCCGAAGTGCCGTCATATGGAAACATTGGATGGAGAACCAATTGAATTGGAAAAGAGAACGCATTCTGGAAAGAAGAAGCCGGCGTGA
- a CDS encoding GNAT family N-acetyltransferase, translating to MKLEMRKNRAILLDDKKVVGYCSYVEEGDVWKIDHTVVEEARKQGKRIVPVCSYAIHQFEKHESLQDVLKG from the coding sequence ATGAAATTAGAAATGAGAAAAAATCGAGCTATTTTACTCGATGATAAAAAAGTAGTTGGTTATTGTTCTTATGTAGAAGAAGGGGATGTATGGAAGATTGACCATACGGTTGTTGAAGAAGCTCGTAAACAGGGTAAAAGGATTGTACCTGTTTGTTCATATGCAATTCATCAATTTGAAAAGCACGAAAGCTTACAGGATGTATTAAAGGGTTAG
- the ylqF gene encoding ribosome biogenesis GTPase YlqF, with amino-acid sequence MVNIQWYPGHMEKARREMSEKMKVVDMVIECRDARIPLASKNPLIDQLVGQKPRLILLTKTDLADPMKTKEWISYFNQENQKAITVNLKKGQGFQKEIIVACLELNRKRRDKQRSRGIEPRAIRAMVCGIPNVGKSTLINRISGKNRLEAANRPGITRSLTWLHADRELDLLDTPGVLWPKFEDQKVASLLAVLGSINEDILDPKFIAMDAIRSIQEGYPHFFTQAYAIQEDMNPNQVLKAIAEKRGFKLEGDVLDTKRAAQSFIYDLRKAKFGGISLESVHEGM; translated from the coding sequence ATGGTAAATATTCAATGGTATCCAGGTCATATGGAAAAAGCCCGTCGTGAGATGAGTGAAAAAATGAAAGTGGTTGACATGGTGATTGAATGCCGTGATGCACGCATCCCATTGGCTTCCAAAAATCCTTTGATTGATCAATTGGTCGGGCAAAAGCCGCGGCTAATTTTATTAACGAAAACCGATTTAGCAGATCCCATGAAAACAAAGGAATGGATTTCTTACTTTAATCAAGAAAACCAAAAAGCGATTACGGTAAATCTAAAAAAAGGTCAGGGTTTCCAAAAAGAAATCATTGTGGCGTGTTTAGAGTTAAATAGAAAAAGGCGTGATAAACAAAGAAGTCGTGGTATTGAGCCGAGAGCTATTCGAGCGATGGTTTGTGGTATTCCAAATGTTGGAAAAAGTACATTAATCAATCGAATTTCCGGTAAAAATCGTTTAGAAGCCGCCAATCGACCAGGTATAACTCGTTCTTTGACTTGGCTTCATGCAGATAGGGAATTAGATCTTTTGGATACACCAGGTGTTTTATGGCCAAAGTTTGAAGATCAAAAGGTGGCTTCTTTATTAGCGGTATTGGGTTCAATCAATGAAGATATTTTAGATCCAAAATTTATTGCGATGGATGCCATTCGTTCTATCCAAGAAGGCTACCCTCATTTTTTTACTCAAGCCTACGCTATTCAAGAAGACATGAATCCCAATCAAGTTTTAAAAGCAATAGCGGAAAAAAGAGGCTTTAAGCTAGAAGGAGATGTGCTTGATACTAAACGGGCTGCGCAATCGTTTATTTACGATTTGCGTAAAGCTAAGTTTGGTGGTATTAGTTTGGAGAGTGTTCATGAAGGTATGTAG